Proteins encoded by one window of Natronomonas salsuginis:
- a CDS encoding type II/IV secretion system ATPase subunit, whose translation MGDHIPIVSAPVPPDDREAWYAPDVYDQYEVVPGVVATVEADGGEFVYAVREPSLSAAHTADLRAITEHFAGAKLRRPRTREGTAARFEAGFGQRYERIIDRLTSSRPAGRRRVDYHALAELRCLGRLTPHALDAAVEISDDTGEELAVHLTDYAPATTGIEDAAFAERFTAERIERYTVEFAGYELPVVRYRERVLGGDPFERKYAVLEPDLLPGDDELIAECKAEIWDGGIEGLDDDAAFENRLRAVHERSRQLVSRRLAARNAGEWVRTLGRRVRAALAAYGLAVPSVDRRFADGRVDDLVYYVLRDLVGYGQLTVPIFDPNLEDIEANRVGERIKVVPRGSGREPTNLVFESEAAFVNVVTQLAADDGIELSANRPTATLTVDPDGIEQPMRCAVALPAVSEGGPYVSIRKQAPEALTPVDLIESDSMPTELVTLLWMLYEHAGVVLFSGPTGAGKTTLLNAHLPFVRYDARPISIDGGSGEVLVPHETGVSLVTREHRDEFKHVSVSDLMDETGDLNPDIEVIAEIDSPASFGTFGAALRTGHGVLGTTRAASVGALLDRIGAQVPAHLLSKIDLIVVPASVEGDRHVETAVEVLSEEEAERLDGATETIATTGGAIHYNRVVDRTADGDWEFAYRHPKLGDPTSTQACRTLERLAARTDRPLADVEAEFHRKHGYVEYLVREGISDRDALFGFLNDLRTNEAATIERIHRQRAGADE comes from the coding sequence ATGGGCGACCACATACCAATAGTATCTGCACCGGTGCCGCCGGACGATCGCGAGGCGTGGTACGCACCCGACGTGTACGATCAGTACGAAGTCGTCCCGGGCGTTGTCGCGACAGTCGAAGCCGACGGAGGTGAGTTCGTCTACGCGGTCCGAGAGCCGTCGCTTTCGGCCGCCCATACGGCGGATCTGCGAGCGATCACCGAACACTTCGCCGGTGCGAAACTGCGTCGCCCGCGAACGCGAGAGGGGACCGCAGCGCGGTTCGAGGCGGGCTTCGGCCAGCGCTACGAGCGGATCATCGATCGGCTCACGTCGTCGCGACCGGCCGGCCGTCGGCGCGTCGACTACCACGCGCTCGCCGAGCTTCGGTGTCTGGGGCGGTTGACGCCGCACGCGCTCGATGCGGCCGTCGAGATCAGCGACGACACGGGGGAGGAGCTGGCGGTACACCTCACGGATTACGCGCCCGCGACAACGGGGATCGAGGACGCGGCGTTCGCCGAACGGTTCACCGCGGAGCGAATCGAACGGTACACCGTCGAGTTCGCGGGCTACGAACTCCCGGTCGTCCGATACCGCGAACGGGTGCTCGGCGGCGATCCCTTCGAGCGGAAGTACGCGGTGCTCGAACCGGATCTACTCCCCGGCGACGACGAACTCATCGCCGAGTGCAAAGCAGAGATCTGGGACGGCGGGATCGAGGGACTCGACGACGACGCGGCGTTCGAAAACCGACTGCGAGCCGTTCACGAGCGCAGCCGACAGCTCGTGTCGAGGCGGCTAGCGGCGAGAAACGCCGGCGAGTGGGTTCGGACGCTCGGCCGTCGCGTACGCGCGGCGCTCGCGGCGTACGGGCTGGCGGTTCCGTCAGTCGATCGGCGGTTCGCCGACGGTCGCGTCGACGACCTCGTCTACTACGTTCTCCGGGATCTGGTCGGCTATGGCCAGCTCACGGTGCCGATTTTCGATCCGAACCTGGAGGATATCGAGGCGAACCGGGTCGGCGAACGAATCAAGGTCGTTCCCCGTGGGAGCGGGCGGGAGCCGACGAACCTCGTCTTCGAGTCCGAGGCGGCGTTCGTCAACGTGGTCACGCAGTTGGCGGCCGACGACGGAATCGAACTCTCCGCGAACCGACCCACCGCGACGCTCACCGTCGATCCGGACGGGATCGAGCAGCCGATGCGATGCGCCGTCGCGCTGCCGGCAGTCTCCGAGGGCGGCCCGTACGTTTCCATCCGAAAGCAGGCCCCGGAGGCGCTCACGCCGGTCGATCTCATCGAATCGGATTCGATGCCGACGGAGCTCGTCACGCTCCTGTGGATGCTGTACGAACACGCCGGCGTCGTGCTCTTTTCGGGGCCGACGGGAGCCGGAAAGACCACGTTGCTCAACGCGCACCTGCCGTTCGTCCGGTACGACGCCCGCCCGATAAGCATCGACGGCGGATCGGGTGAGGTGCTCGTCCCACACGAAACCGGCGTGTCACTCGTGACGCGAGAGCACCGAGATGAATTCAAGCACGTCTCAGTGTCGGATCTGATGGACGAGACGGGCGATCTCAATCCGGACATCGAGGTCATCGCCGAGATCGACTCGCCGGCGTCGTTCGGGACGTTCGGCGCGGCGTTGCGCACCGGTCACGGCGTGTTGGGAACCACGCGAGCGGCGAGCGTCGGCGCGCTTCTCGATCGGATTGGAGCGCAGGTCCCGGCGCATCTGCTTTCGAAGATCGATCTCATCGTCGTCCCGGCGTCCGTTGAGGGTGATCGCCACGTGGAGACGGCGGTCGAGGTACTCTCCGAGGAGGAGGCCGAGCGGCTCGACGGAGCGACGGAGACGATAGCGACGACCGGGGGCGCGATCCACTACAACCGGGTCGTAGATCGGACCGCTGACGGCGACTGGGAGTTCGCCTACCGGCATCCGAAGCTCGGCGATCCGACGAGCACGCAGGCGTGTCGGACGCTGGAGCGCCTCGCGGCGCGAACGGACCGTCCCCTCGCGGATGTCGAAGCGGAGTTCCACCGGAAGCACGGATACGTCGAGTACCTGGTTCGTGAGGGGATCTCTGACCGCGATGCGCTCTTCGGATTCTTGAACGATCTCCGGACGAACGAGGCCGCAACGATCGAGCGGATCCACCGACAGCGAGCCGGAGCCGATGAGTGA
- a CDS encoding acetamidase/formamidase family protein, with product MSQQVQKELEVDRYTLGLVGPEQKWAGTVADGGTVRTHTLPACWGPMITPEFRGGHEVTRPIRVENAEPGDALVVRIKDVEVTSVATSTGSMREREGAFGDDPFVDHVCPECGTKWPESVVEGTGEESIRCAECGANASSFGFEFGYTVAFDDDRTVGITVGPEGASDLADRADEAMALPDHSRQHPILLYKPDEIPGTLGRLRPFIGNIGTTPPREFPDSHNAGDFGQFLIGAEHDWGLPDEAALSDRTDGHMDSNDVRPGATLICPVKIDGAGLYVGDLHANQGDGELSLHTTDVSGRTELEVEVVKDVGLEGPLLLPNEADLPNIAKPYTDAEREAGDDLAAEYAVGDLADAAPIQFVGSGATINDATQNAFDRASTLFGMTEGEVRARCTFTGGVEIARLPGVVQLSMLAPMELLEACSLDGVVREQYGL from the coding sequence ATGTCCCAACAAGTGCAGAAAGAACTCGAGGTCGACAGATACACGCTTGGACTCGTCGGTCCAGAGCAGAAGTGGGCGGGCACGGTGGCGGACGGCGGAACGGTGCGAACCCACACGCTGCCGGCGTGTTGGGGGCCGATGATCACGCCGGAGTTCCGCGGCGGCCACGAGGTGACGCGTCCGATCAGAGTCGAAAACGCCGAGCCGGGTGATGCGCTCGTCGTCCGGATCAAAGACGTCGAGGTGACGAGCGTCGCGACCAGCACGGGCAGCATGCGCGAACGCGAGGGGGCGTTCGGCGACGATCCGTTCGTCGACCACGTCTGCCCGGAGTGCGGTACGAAGTGGCCCGAAAGCGTCGTCGAGGGGACCGGTGAGGAGTCGATCCGCTGTGCGGAGTGTGGCGCGAACGCCTCGTCGTTCGGCTTCGAGTTCGGCTACACCGTCGCCTTCGACGACGACCGGACCGTCGGCATCACCGTCGGCCCCGAAGGGGCGTCGGATCTCGCCGACCGGGCCGACGAGGCGATGGCGCTCCCTGACCACTCCCGACAGCACCCGATCCTCCTGTACAAACCCGACGAGATCCCCGGAACGCTCGGCCGGCTCCGGCCGTTCATCGGCAACATCGGAACGACGCCTCCGCGAGAGTTCCCCGATTCGCACAACGCCGGGGACTTCGGGCAGTTCCTGATCGGCGCGGAGCACGACTGGGGGCTCCCCGACGAGGCGGCGCTTTCGGACCGCACCGACGGCCACATGGATTCGAACGACGTCCGTCCCGGCGCGACGCTCATCTGTCCGGTGAAGATCGACGGCGCGGGGCTGTACGTCGGCGACCTCCACGCGAATCAGGGCGACGGCGAACTTTCCCTGCACACGACCGACGTGAGCGGTCGGACGGAACTGGAGGTCGAGGTGGTCAAAGACGTCGGCCTCGAGGGGCCGTTGCTGTTGCCGAACGAGGCCGACCTCCCGAACATCGCGAAACCGTACACGGACGCCGAGCGCGAGGCCGGCGACGACCTTGCCGCCGAGTACGCCGTCGGCGATCTCGCAGACGCCGCGCCGATCCAGTTCGTCGGCTCCGGCGCGACGATCAACGACGCGACGCAGAACGCATTCGATCGCGCGTCGACGCTGTTCGGAATGACGGAGGGCGAGGTCCGCGCCCGGTGTACGTTCACCGGCGGCGTCGAGATCGCCCGGCTGCCGGGCGTCGTCCAGCTCTCGATGCTCGCGCCGATGGAGCTGCTCGAGGCGTGCAGCCTCGACGGCGTCGTCCGCGAGCAGTACGGCCTGTAG
- a CDS encoding ubiquitin-like small modifier protein 1, whose amino-acid sequence MEFTVYGQLRSATGEKTIELEPAASNEGTVETVADALERFLEAYPRARRDVLDESGDVRTSVRVLVDGERADLDDACPPDARIQLFPAMQGGRR is encoded by the coding sequence ATGGAGTTCACCGTCTACGGCCAACTTCGATCGGCGACGGGCGAGAAGACCATTGAGTTGGAGCCGGCGGCATCGAACGAGGGGACCGTCGAAACCGTCGCAGACGCCCTCGAACGGTTCCTCGAGGCGTATCCGCGAGCACGGCGCGACGTGCTCGATGAGAGCGGTGACGTTCGAACCAGCGTGCGAGTCCTCGTCGACGGCGAGCGCGCCGACCTCGACGACGCTTGCCCGCCGGACGCCCGAATTCAGCTGTTCCCCGCGATGCAGGGCGGCCGACGGTAA
- a CDS encoding formyltetrahydrofolate deformylase, with translation MSREYTEITVVGEDSTGLIARVTTLLFERDINIEDLDQAVRDRVFRMTMTVDTAEMSCTQAELREALAELGDELGVDIQVRFPADRETQTIAVLVTKESHCLEALFEAWADGKLGADISVIIGNHDDLEPLADHYGVDFHDIGDEKGSPDEEHLLDLLDEYDTDLIVLARYMRILSPNVVFRYEDRIINIHPSLLPSFPGAEPYRQAREEGVRIAGVTAHYVTTDLDQGPIITQRAFDAPPGANVEELERRGQPLEAEALLEAVRLHLDKAVSVYHGRTELRDDADASGYQFGLPGSVDEMLADRPVDGLGEAVSSESVE, from the coding sequence GTGAGCCGGGAGTACACCGAAATCACGGTCGTCGGCGAGGACTCGACCGGGCTCATCGCCCGCGTGACGACGCTGCTCTTCGAGCGCGACATCAACATCGAGGACCTCGACCAGGCGGTCCGCGACCGGGTCTTCCGGATGACGATGACCGTCGACACCGCCGAGATGAGCTGTACTCAAGCGGAACTCCGCGAAGCGCTCGCGGAGCTCGGCGACGAGTTGGGCGTCGACATTCAGGTCCGGTTCCCGGCCGACCGCGAGACCCAGACCATCGCCGTCCTCGTCACCAAGGAATCGCACTGTCTGGAGGCGCTGTTCGAGGCGTGGGCGGACGGGAAACTGGGGGCGGACATCAGCGTCATCATCGGCAACCACGACGACCTCGAACCGCTCGCCGACCACTACGGCGTCGACTTCCACGACATCGGCGACGAGAAGGGCAGCCCCGACGAGGAGCACCTCCTCGACCTCCTCGACGAGTACGATACCGATCTCATCGTGTTGGCGCGCTACATGCGCATCCTCAGCCCGAACGTCGTCTTCCGCTACGAGGACCGGATCATCAACATTCACCCATCGCTTCTGCCCTCGTTCCCCGGCGCGGAGCCGTACCGACAGGCCAGAGAGGAGGGCGTTCGCATCGCAGGCGTCACGGCTCACTACGTGACGACGGACCTCGATCAGGGACCGATCATCACCCAGCGAGCGTTCGATGCGCCGCCCGGCGCGAACGTCGAGGAGCTGGAGCGCCGCGGCCAACCGCTCGAAGCGGAGGCGCTGTTGGAGGCCGTCCGACTCCACCTCGACAAGGCGGTCTCCGTCTACCACGGCCGGACGGAGCTTCGCGACGACGCCGACGCGAGCGGCTACCAGTTCGGCCTGCCGGGGTCGGTCGACGAGATGCTCGCCGATCGCCCCGTCGACGGTCTCGGCGAGGCGGTTTCGAGCGAAAGCGTCGAGTAA
- a CDS encoding 4Fe-4S dicluster domain-containing protein: protein MGIDPNFEENREREGREHGVDVWGPTDPPETLGIRGTHVAVDFDICLADGACLEDCPVDVFEWVDSPGHPESEIKANPTNEVQCIDCMLCVDVCPVDAIDVDPGRENRL from the coding sequence ATGGGTATCGATCCGAACTTCGAGGAGAACCGCGAACGCGAGGGCCGAGAGCACGGCGTCGACGTCTGGGGACCGACCGATCCGCCGGAGACACTCGGCATCCGGGGCACGCACGTCGCCGTCGATTTCGACATCTGTCTCGCCGACGGCGCGTGTCTGGAGGACTGCCCGGTCGACGTCTTCGAATGGGTGGATTCGCCGGGGCATCCCGAGAGCGAGATCAAGGCCAATCCCACGAACGAGGTCCAGTGTATCGACTGCATGCTCTGCGTCGACGTCTGCCCGGTCGACGCCATCGACGTCGATCCCGGCCGCGAAAACCGGCTCTGA
- a CDS encoding CPBP family intramembrane glutamic endopeptidase has translation MSAGGGRTVLEAIALTVLAFLVAVVAGIVFLVPTIALGYDVDSTPVLIGATAAGQLGFFAVGYGYVRLRNVAVPLAVPTRPDLRYVSGGTALALGVAIGLSYVLSLLGLVPGSVIEDVGVRDPTFFLALAVLSVILVAPVEELLFRGVIQGRLRGRFGPRSAIAGSSLLFGAMHLSNYTGSVPPIVAGASLIAVIGAVFGALYERTGNLAVPILVHAIYNVVLLAISYLAVVYG, from the coding sequence ATGTCCGCCGGTGGTGGCCGAACCGTACTGGAGGCGATCGCGCTCACGGTCCTCGCGTTCCTCGTCGCCGTCGTCGCCGGGATCGTCTTCCTCGTCCCGACGATCGCGCTCGGGTACGACGTCGACTCGACGCCGGTACTGATCGGCGCGACCGCGGCCGGACAGCTCGGCTTTTTCGCGGTCGGATACGGGTACGTCCGGCTCCGCAACGTCGCCGTCCCGCTCGCGGTGCCGACCCGCCCCGACCTGCGGTACGTCAGTGGCGGGACGGCCCTCGCGCTCGGCGTCGCGATCGGGCTCTCGTACGTCCTGTCGCTGTTGGGGCTCGTTCCCGGATCGGTCATCGAGGACGTCGGCGTTCGGGACCCGACGTTCTTCCTCGCGCTCGCCGTCCTCTCGGTGATACTGGTCGCCCCGGTCGAGGAACTCCTCTTTCGCGGCGTGATTCAGGGGCGACTGCGAGGCCGGTTCGGTCCGCGCTCGGCGATCGCGGGATCGAGCCTCCTGTTCGGCGCGATGCACCTGAGCAACTACACGGGCTCGGTTCCCCCGATCGTCGCCGGTGCGTCGCTCATCGCGGTGATCGGCGCGGTCTTCGGCGCGCTGTACGAGCGGACCGGAAACCTCGCGGTTCCCATCCTCGTTCACGCGATATACAACGTCGTTCTGCTCGCGATCAGCTACCTCGCCGTCGTCTACGGGTGA
- a CDS encoding alpha/beta fold hydrolase → MEQHTVVGGGKIELNVVETGDPDGQPILFIHGYTQSRLSWLKQLESDLAEDFRLVAMDDRGHGDSEKPEDAYDDSALWADDVQGVIEGLDLDEPVLVGWSYGGLIISDYLEFYGDEHVAGINYVGAISKIGTEDATAVIGEDFMDCVPGFESDDATTSAKTLETFVGRCVYGELSPRDLYFMLGFNVIVPPHVRTELHRRTVTHDDDLRAIDVPVLITHGEEDTIVLPEAGHEHAELIDDATTSLYPETGHSPFWERPERFNRELRRFASGV, encoded by the coding sequence ATGGAGCAGCACACGGTCGTCGGCGGGGGCAAGATCGAACTCAACGTCGTGGAGACGGGCGATCCCGACGGGCAGCCGATTCTCTTCATCCACGGATACACGCAGTCGCGGCTGTCGTGGCTCAAACAGCTCGAATCGGACCTCGCAGAGGACTTCCGGCTCGTCGCGATGGACGATCGCGGCCACGGCGACTCCGAGAAGCCCGAGGACGCCTACGACGACTCGGCGCTGTGGGCCGACGACGTGCAGGGCGTCATCGAGGGACTCGACCTCGACGAGCCGGTGTTGGTCGGGTGGTCCTACGGCGGGTTGATCATCTCCGATTACCTCGAATTCTACGGCGACGAGCACGTCGCCGGCATCAACTACGTCGGCGCGATCTCGAAGATCGGCACCGAGGACGCGACGGCGGTCATCGGCGAGGACTTCATGGACTGCGTTCCGGGCTTCGAATCCGACGACGCCACGACGAGTGCAAAGACGCTCGAGACGTTCGTCGGCCGCTGTGTGTACGGCGAGCTGTCGCCGCGCGATCTGTACTTCATGCTCGGATTCAACGTGATCGTCCCGCCGCACGTCCGCACGGAGCTCCACAGGCGAACGGTCACCCACGACGACGACCTCCGGGCGATCGACGTGCCGGTGCTCATCACCCACGGCGAGGAGGACACGATCGTCCTCCCCGAGGCGGGGCACGAACACGCCGAACTGATCGACGACGCGACGACCTCCTTGTACCCCGAAACCGGTCACTCGCCGTTCTGGGAGCGCCCCGAGCGGTTCAACCGCGAGCTCCGCCGGTTCGCCTCGGGGGTGTAG
- a CDS encoding acyltransferase, producing MTKRHVEVPPSVQASIEETIEYVDDRLSDDDTAAAVGEILADLFDDSAAYRRYRNGETLAPMARVRVRSYDPRNALIETEHWAEQELSELREAKCIRYLWNGFDLSPLANNLAFALPFRQVLANHLFAEAGDNLRLFGGIKIQCGNNIEMGDSVVVHNDVLLDDRGTLSIGDRVSIADRAHIHTHAHDTVDQTDVTNYETILEDDVRLGYGAMVSAGCRIGENAMVGSGATTLGDVPAHHIAAGSPAKSVKIKPGWEPVADDLGPLTDNREGRRLPTEFPEPFEEFDEFGRTLSPPGES from the coding sequence GTGACGAAGCGGCACGTCGAGGTACCACCGAGCGTACAGGCGTCGATCGAGGAAACGATCGAGTACGTCGACGACCGCCTCTCCGACGACGACACCGCCGCCGCTGTCGGAGAGATCCTCGCGGACCTGTTCGACGACAGCGCGGCGTACCGTCGGTACCGAAACGGGGAGACGCTGGCCCCGATGGCTCGCGTGCGGGTCCGAAGCTACGATCCGCGGAACGCACTCATCGAGACGGAACACTGGGCCGAACAGGAGCTGTCGGAACTGCGCGAGGCGAAATGCATCCGCTATCTGTGGAACGGGTTCGACCTGTCGCCGCTCGCAAACAACCTCGCGTTCGCGCTCCCGTTTCGACAGGTCCTCGCGAACCACCTGTTCGCGGAGGCAGGCGACAACCTCCGGCTGTTCGGCGGCATCAAGATCCAGTGCGGGAACAACATCGAGATGGGCGACAGCGTCGTCGTCCACAACGACGTGCTGCTCGACGATCGCGGAACGCTGTCGATCGGCGACCGCGTCTCGATCGCCGATCGGGCCCACATCCACACCCACGCGCACGACACCGTCGACCAGACCGACGTGACGAACTACGAGACGATCCTCGAAGACGACGTCCGCCTTGGCTACGGCGCGATGGTCAGCGCGGGCTGCCGGATCGGCGAGAACGCGATGGTCGGCTCGGGAGCCACGACGCTCGGCGACGTGCCGGCCCACCACATCGCGGCCGGCTCGCCCGCGAAAAGCGTCAAGATCAAACCCGGCTGGGAACCCGTCGCCGACGATCTCGGACCGCTCACGGACAACCGCGAGGGCCGACGCCTGCCGACGGAGTTCCCGGAGCCCTTCGAGGAGTTCGACGAGTTCGGACGAACGCTCTCGCCGCCCGGCGAGAGCTGA
- a CDS encoding DHH family phosphoesterase — protein sequence MSIEHGTAASAIVGSAALESVSRYGPDAASRGAQIQPAIDAFAGEPLTYPVLAAVGFILLYGLYRLVRWLRRPAGVVFRQLIGGHEAITILMHPNPDPDAMASAMAVKAIAERVGTDATIQYPGQIRRPENRAFRTVLGFDCDRIEAASDIEHPEGIVLVDHNTPRGFVDSERVEPIAVVDHHPGNGTGNEFTDVREACGATASILTEYLTDLDAVFEPTDADVDGSEEDEPLVVDRKLATGLTYGIQSDTKNLTRGCTSQDFGVCATLLPAIDEDLLHRIATPEISHDVLRVKATAINNVHVEGSFGICNVGEVGTVDALSQAVEELMRLEGTTAVVLYGVNDGTVHVSARSKDDRVHMGEALQRAVSHIETASAGGHARMAGGQIPVSQMAGEERGGPDFERFDERLLGAMNGDY from the coding sequence ATGAGCATCGAGCACGGAACGGCGGCGTCGGCGATCGTCGGAAGCGCCGCACTCGAGAGCGTGAGCCGGTATGGTCCGGACGCGGCGTCGCGGGGCGCACAGATCCAGCCGGCAATCGACGCGTTCGCCGGCGAGCCGCTGACGTACCCGGTGCTCGCCGCCGTCGGGTTCATTCTCCTATACGGCCTGTACCGGCTCGTCCGGTGGCTCCGGCGGCCGGCCGGCGTGGTGTTTCGACAGCTCATCGGTGGACACGAGGCGATCACGATCCTGATGCATCCGAACCCCGATCCGGACGCGATGGCGTCGGCGATGGCGGTGAAGGCGATCGCCGAGCGCGTCGGGACGGACGCGACGATCCAGTATCCGGGACAGATACGGCGGCCGGAGAACCGGGCGTTCCGGACGGTGCTCGGCTTCGACTGCGATCGGATCGAGGCGGCCTCGGACATCGAACACCCGGAGGGGATCGTGCTCGTCGATCACAACACGCCGCGCGGGTTCGTCGACTCCGAGCGAGTCGAGCCGATCGCCGTCGTCGACCATCACCCGGGGAACGGGACGGGCAACGAGTTCACCGACGTGCGCGAGGCGTGCGGGGCGACCGCGTCGATACTCACCGAGTATCTCACCGATCTCGACGCCGTCTTCGAGCCGACTGACGCGGACGTCGACGGCAGCGAGGAGGACGAGCCGCTGGTCGTCGATCGCAAACTCGCCACCGGGCTCACCTACGGGATCCAGTCGGACACGAAGAACCTAACGCGCGGCTGCACGTCACAGGATTTCGGGGTCTGTGCGACGCTGCTCCCGGCGATCGACGAGGACCTGCTCCACAGGATCGCCACGCCCGAGATATCACACGACGTGTTGCGGGTGAAAGCGACCGCGATCAATAACGTGCATGTCGAGGGGTCGTTCGGCATCTGTAACGTCGGCGAGGTCGGGACGGTCGACGCGCTCTCGCAGGCGGTCGAAGAGCTCATGCGACTGGAGGGGACGACGGCGGTCGTCCTCTATGGCGTCAACGACGGCACGGTCCACGTTTCCGCGCGCTCGAAGGACGACCGCGTCCACATGGGCGAGGCGCTCCAGCGCGCGGTGAGCCACATCGAGACGGCGAGTGCTGGGGGCCACGCCCGCATGGCCGGCGGGCAGATCCCGGTCAGCCAGATGGCGGGCGAAGAGCGGGGAGGACCCGATTTCGAGCGCTTCGACGAGCGGCTGTTGGGGGCGATGAACGGCGACTACTGA